A region from the Falco peregrinus isolate bFalPer1 chromosome 19, bFalPer1.pri, whole genome shotgun sequence genome encodes:
- the LOC129782848 gene encoding scale keratin-like translates to MSCYDLCPPKTSVAVPQPIAESCNELCARQCPDSTAFIQPPPVVVTFPGPILSSFPQQAVVGSSGAPAFGGSLGLGGLYGAGATQGSGGLCTFGRPYTSAACTPCAWPRYGKKLWDTCGPC, encoded by the coding sequence ATGTCTTGCTACGACCTGTGCCCACCAAAAACCAGCGTTGCCGTCCCCCAGCCCATCGCTGAGAGCTGCAACGAGCTGTGCGCCCGCCAGTGCCCCGACTCAACGGCCTTCATCCAGCCGCCCCCCGTGGTCGTCACCTTCCCCggccccatcctcagctccttcccccagcaaGCCGTGGTGGGCTCCTCCGGAGCACCCGCCTTTgggggctccctggggctggggggcctcTACGGCGCTGGGGCCACACAGGGCTCGGGCGGCCTCTGCACCTTTGGCAGACCCTACACCTCTGCGGCCTGCACCCCCTGCGCCTGGCCCCGCTACGGCAAGAAGCTCTGGGACACCTGTGGGCCCTGCTAG